Proteins encoded in a region of the Ornithodoros turicata isolate Travis chromosome 3, ASM3712646v1, whole genome shotgun sequence genome:
- the LOC135389417 gene encoding putative nuclease HARBI1: MADLFVIFDEEGIADRDPERTYRTYSDAFATMSEDNFIATFRLSKDAAREVCEAVKGDLERPQQWRRTTLSVEQRVLMALRFYATGAFLGNIAREESFVCSKHAISEALHAVSLAITMNLARKYLRFPSTPEEKLEVKRGFYELAGFPGCLGAIDGTQVAIQQPSLADPRFVDGNYYCHKGYHSINVLAICDATRRILFLNARYPGSCHDASVWAASQLCREAPTIFEDGEWLIGDSAYPLQPWLMTPVRTPTTQEEEDYNDAHSRTRVRIEHCFGMLKMRFRCLQRYRTLHFAPDRSCNIINACVVLHNMCIAYNTPQLPDAADAESGPDDDVTEEAHVAGADDAEDNGSAVATSSRATQGPQTPEQAV, encoded by the exons ATGGCGGATCTGTTCGTCATTTTTGACGAGGAGGGCATCGCCGATCGCGACCCGGAACGCACATATCGCACTTACAGCGATGCTTTCGCTACGATGTCAGAGGACAACTTCATTGCGACCTTCCGCTTGTCTAAGGACGCTGCTAGAGAGGTCTGCGAAGCTGTCAAGGGGGATCTAGAGCGGC CTCAGCAGTGGCGTCGTACAACCCTCAGCGTCGAGCagagagttttaatggcgcTACGGTTCTACGCCACTGGGGCATTCCTCGGCAACATTGCGAGGGAAGAGAGCTTCGTTTGCAGTAAGCATGCAATATCCGAGGCTCTCCACGCAGTGAGCCTAGCCATCACAATGAACCTTGCGCGGAAGTATCTCCGGTTCCCCTCGACTCCAGAGGAAAAGTTGGAAGTAAAGCGCGGGTTCTACGAGTTGGCTGGGTTTCCTGGGTGCCTAG GTGCAATTGATGGTACCCAAGTGGCAATACAGCAACCAAGCCTTGCTGATCCACGGTTCGTGGATGGAAACTACTATTGCCATAAGGGATACCATTCCATCAACGTCTTAGCG ATCTGTGATGCAACCAGGCGCATTCTGTTCCTGAATGCCAGATACCCGGGATCGTGCCATGATGCCTCTGTATGGGCAGCGTCCCAGCTCTGTCGAGAAGCTCCCACAATATTTGAAGATGGAGAGTGGCTAATTG GAGACAGCGCCTACCCCTTGCAGCCATGGCTGATGACGCCTGTCCGAACACCAACGACACAGGAAGAAGAGGACTACAATGACGCACACAGTCGAACACGTGTGCGCATTGAGCACTGTTTCGGCATGCTGAAGATGCGGTTCCGGTGCCTTCAGAGGTACCGCACCTTACACTTTGCTCCAGACCGGTCGTGCAACATCATAAACGCTTGTGTGGTGTTGCACAACATGTGTATAGCGTACAACACACCTCAGCTACCTGACGCAGCTGACGCAGAAAGTGGGCCTGATGATGACGTGACAGAAGAGGCACACGTTGCGGGGGCAGACGATGCAGAGGACAATGGCAGTGCTGTTGCCACAAGCAGTCGTGCAACCCAG GGGCCTCAAACACCTGAGCAAGCTGTGTGA